In Citrus sinensis cultivar Valencia sweet orange chromosome 4, DVS_A1.0, whole genome shotgun sequence, one DNA window encodes the following:
- the LOC102628651 gene encoding uncharacterized protein LOC102628651 isoform X1, which yields MAYCLAPVSISGGSHLKARELSSAKSATFGKTPKLIVQRKSNQLETNHKFSIRAEYGEGSQRGGGDFIAGFLVGGAVFGTLAYVFAPQIRRSLLNEDEYGFRRAKRPIYYDEGLEQRTRQTLNAKISQLNNAIDNVSSRLRGGNSAPKVPVEIDPEVEATM from the exons aTGGCGTACTGTTTGGCTCCTGTATCAATCTCAG GCGGATCGCATCTCAAGGCGCGTGAGTTGTCGTCCGCAAAATCTGCTACGTTTGGGAAAACGCCGAAGCTGATTGTTCAGAGGAAAAGCAACCAACTGGAAACCAAccacaaattttcaattcgTGCTGAGTACGg TGAAGGAAGTCAGAGGGGAGGCGGTGATTTCATTGCCGGATTTCTTGTAGGAGGTGCTGTGTTTGGAACTTTAGCCTATGTCTTTGCCCCTCAG ATCAGGAGATCCCTGCTGAATGAAGATGAGTATGGTTTTCGGAGGGCCAAGCGACCAATTTATTATGATGAAGGTTTAGAG CAGAGGACCAGGCAGACCTTGAACGCCAAAATCAGCCAACTTAATAATGCTATTGACAATGTATCTTCACGTTTGAGAGGTGGCAATAGTGCTCCTAAAGTGCCAGTGGAAATTGAccctgaagtagaagctaccATGTAA
- the LOC102623145 gene encoding alcohol dehydrogenase 1-like, producing MSNSQAITCKAVVCWGLGEPLKVEEIQVEPPKSTEVRVKMLYASVCHTDILCSEGFPAPLYPRVLGHEGVGVVESAGDEVKEVKEGDIVIPTYIGECKECENCTSEMTNLCLKYPIALNGLMLDGTSRMSVRGQKLYHIFSCSTWSEYMVIDANYVVKVDPSIDPSDASFLSCGFTTGYGAAWKEAKVEKGSSVAVLGLGTVGLGAVDGARMHGAAKIIGIDKNPWKKEKGKAFGMTDFINPDDEPNKSISELVKGITHGMGVDYCFECTGVPSLLSEALETTKVGKGKVIVIGVGVDAMVPLNVIALACGGRILKGTTFGGIKTKSDLPTLLDKCKNKEFKLHQLLTHHVKLEEIDKAIQLLKQPDCVKVLITI from the exons ATGAGCAATTCACAAGCCATAACGTGCAAAG CTGTGGTATGTTGGGGTTTAGGAGAGCCATTAAAGGTAGAGGAGATACAAGTAGAGCCTCCGAAATCAACTGAAGTTAGGGTTAAGATGCTTTATGCCAGTGTTTGTCACACTGATATCCTTTGCTCTGAAGGATTCCCAGCG ccTCTTTATCCTCGTGTTCTCGGGCACGAAGGTGTCGG GGTGGTGGAGAGTGCTGGGGATGAAGTGAAAGAAGTGAAAGAAGGAGATATTGTGATTCCAACTTATATTGGAGAATGTAAAGAATGTGAAAATTGCACATCAGAAATGACCAATTTATGCCTAAAATATCCAATAGCACTGAACGGTTTAATGCTTGATGGCACTTCAAGAATGTCCGTAAGAGGCCAAAAATTGTATCACATTTTTTCATGCTCCACTTGGTCTGAATATATGGTCATCGATGCCAATTATGTAGTCAAAGTTGATCCAAGCATTGATCCCTCGGATGCTAGCTTCCTTTCATGTGGATTTACAACTGGTTATGGGGCGGCTTGGAAGGAAGCCAAAGTTGAAAAAGGATCTAGTGTTGCTGTTTTAGGGCTTGGTACTGTTGGATTAGGG GCTGTTGATGGAGCCAGGATGCACGGGGCAGCTAAGATAATTGGGATAGACAAGAACccatggaaaaaagaaaaggggaaAGCTTTTGGAATGACAGATTTCATAAACCCTGATGATGAACCAAACAAGTCAATTTCAGAACTGGTGAAGGGGATAACTCATGGAATGGGTGTGGATTATTGCTTCGAGTGCACTGGGGTTCCATCTTTACTTTCTGAAGCACTTGAAACCACAAAAGTG GGAAAAGGAAAAGTGATAGTAATTGGGGTAGGAGTTGATGCGATGGTGCCACTGAACGTAATCGCTCTTGCATGTGGTGGCCGGATTTTGAAAGGTACCACTTTTGGTGGGATCAAAACAAAATCCGACCTTCCGACTCTGCTTGACAAATGCAAGAACAAGGAATTTAAACTTCATCAACTCTTGACCCATCATGTTAAATTGGAAGAGATCGACAAGGCAATTCAGCTGTTGAAGCAACCTGATTGTGTCAAGGTCCTGATCACGATTTGA
- the LOC102628651 gene encoding uncharacterized protein LOC102628651 isoform X7: MAYCLAPVSISGGSHLKARELSSAKSATFGKTPKLIVQRKSNQLETNHKFSIRAEYGEGSQRGGGDFIAGFLVGGAVFGTLAYVFAPQIRRSLLNEDEYGFRRAKRPIYYDEGLEVTIIHSYLEHEVILFLLFKL; the protein is encoded by the exons aTGGCGTACTGTTTGGCTCCTGTATCAATCTCAG GCGGATCGCATCTCAAGGCGCGTGAGTTGTCGTCCGCAAAATCTGCTACGTTTGGGAAAACGCCGAAGCTGATTGTTCAGAGGAAAAGCAACCAACTGGAAACCAAccacaaattttcaattcgTGCTGAGTACGg TGAAGGAAGTCAGAGGGGAGGCGGTGATTTCATTGCCGGATTTCTTGTAGGAGGTGCTGTGTTTGGAACTTTAGCCTATGTCTTTGCCCCTCAG ATCAGGAGATCCCTGCTGAATGAAGATGAGTATGGTTTTCGGAGGGCCAAGCGACCAATTTATTATGATGAAGGTTTAGAGGTAACCATTATTCACTCTTACTTGGAACATGAG
- the LOC102628651 gene encoding uncharacterized protein LOC102628651 isoform X5, giving the protein MAYCLAPVSISGGSHLKARELSSAKSATFGKTPKLIVQRKSNQLETNHKFSIRADEGSQRGGGDFIAGFLVGGAVFGTLAYVFAPQIRRSLLNEDEYGFRRAKRPIYYDEGLEQRTRQTLNAKISQLNNAIDNVSSRLRGGNSAPKVPVEIDPEVEATM; this is encoded by the exons aTGGCGTACTGTTTGGCTCCTGTATCAATCTCAG GCGGATCGCATCTCAAGGCGCGTGAGTTGTCGTCCGCAAAATCTGCTACGTTTGGGAAAACGCCGAAGCTGATTGTTCAGAGGAAAAGCAACCAACTGGAAACCAAccacaaattttcaattcgTGCTGA TGAAGGAAGTCAGAGGGGAGGCGGTGATTTCATTGCCGGATTTCTTGTAGGAGGTGCTGTGTTTGGAACTTTAGCCTATGTCTTTGCCCCTCAG ATCAGGAGATCCCTGCTGAATGAAGATGAGTATGGTTTTCGGAGGGCCAAGCGACCAATTTATTATGATGAAGGTTTAGAG CAGAGGACCAGGCAGACCTTGAACGCCAAAATCAGCCAACTTAATAATGCTATTGACAATGTATCTTCACGTTTGAGAGGTGGCAATAGTGCTCCTAAAGTGCCAGTGGAAATTGAccctgaagtagaagctaccATGTAA
- the LOC102628651 gene encoding uncharacterized protein LOC102628651 isoform X6, which produces MAYCLAPVSISGGSHLKARELSSAKSATFGKTPKLIVQRKSNQLETNHKFSIRADEGSQRGGGDFIAGFLVGGAVFGTLAYVFAPQIRRSLLNEDEYGFRRAKRPIYYDEGLERTRQTLNAKISQLNNAIDNVSSRLRGGNSAPKVPVEIDPEVEATM; this is translated from the exons aTGGCGTACTGTTTGGCTCCTGTATCAATCTCAG GCGGATCGCATCTCAAGGCGCGTGAGTTGTCGTCCGCAAAATCTGCTACGTTTGGGAAAACGCCGAAGCTGATTGTTCAGAGGAAAAGCAACCAACTGGAAACCAAccacaaattttcaattcgTGCTGA TGAAGGAAGTCAGAGGGGAGGCGGTGATTTCATTGCCGGATTTCTTGTAGGAGGTGCTGTGTTTGGAACTTTAGCCTATGTCTTTGCCCCTCAG ATCAGGAGATCCCTGCTGAATGAAGATGAGTATGGTTTTCGGAGGGCCAAGCGACCAATTTATTATGATGAAGGTTTAGAG AGGACCAGGCAGACCTTGAACGCCAAAATCAGCCAACTTAATAATGCTATTGACAATGTATCTTCACGTTTGAGAGGTGGCAATAGTGCTCCTAAAGTGCCAGTGGAAATTGAccctgaagtagaagctaccATGTAA
- the LOC102628651 gene encoding uncharacterized protein LOC102628651 isoform X3 — protein MAYCLAPVSISGGSHLKARELSSAKSATFGKTPKLIVQRKSNQLETNHKFSIRAEYGEGSQRGGGDFIAGFLVGGAVFGTLAYVFAPQIRRSLLNEDEYGFRRAKRPIYYDEGLERTRQTLNAKISQLNNAIDNVSSRLRGGNSAPKVPVEIDPEVEATM, from the exons aTGGCGTACTGTTTGGCTCCTGTATCAATCTCAG GCGGATCGCATCTCAAGGCGCGTGAGTTGTCGTCCGCAAAATCTGCTACGTTTGGGAAAACGCCGAAGCTGATTGTTCAGAGGAAAAGCAACCAACTGGAAACCAAccacaaattttcaattcgTGCTGAGTACGg TGAAGGAAGTCAGAGGGGAGGCGGTGATTTCATTGCCGGATTTCTTGTAGGAGGTGCTGTGTTTGGAACTTTAGCCTATGTCTTTGCCCCTCAG ATCAGGAGATCCCTGCTGAATGAAGATGAGTATGGTTTTCGGAGGGCCAAGCGACCAATTTATTATGATGAAGGTTTAGAG AGGACCAGGCAGACCTTGAACGCCAAAATCAGCCAACTTAATAATGCTATTGACAATGTATCTTCACGTTTGAGAGGTGGCAATAGTGCTCCTAAAGTGCCAGTGGAAATTGAccctgaagtagaagctaccATGTAA